From a single Halobacteriovorax sp. HLS genomic region:
- a CDS encoding NADAR family protein has product MKKLIYLFLLFAVALNINAANSNYPSHWWEEVDRSTAPGWEVLPQDAKEGEVILSKRNELGILSNFAATPFTYKGINYQSLEGFWQSLKYPESDDDIRATFEGIEWPYTRFEVEQMTGFLAKKAGGYANSNMREMGIDWVTFKGKRIKFWTVSKGVHYKLIKDALRTKALQNPEVMKVLLSTGDLVLRPDHQMGDAPPAWFYNKIWMELREEFNN; this is encoded by the coding sequence ATGAAAAAACTAATCTACTTATTCTTACTTTTTGCCGTTGCATTAAATATTAATGCAGCTAACTCCAATTACCCATCTCACTGGTGGGAAGAAGTTGATCGCAGTACAGCTCCGGGATGGGAAGTTCTCCCACAAGATGCTAAAGAAGGGGAGGTTATCCTTTCTAAGCGAAATGAGTTGGGAATACTTTCTAATTTTGCTGCGACACCTTTTACTTACAAAGGAATTAACTATCAATCCTTAGAAGGTTTTTGGCAGTCGCTGAAATATCCTGAATCTGATGATGATATCCGCGCAACTTTTGAAGGAATCGAGTGGCCGTATACTAGATTTGAAGTTGAGCAGATGACCGGCTTTCTTGCAAAAAAAGCAGGTGGCTATGCCAATTCTAATATGCGCGAAATGGGTATTGATTGGGTTACTTTTAAAGGAAAGAGAATAAAGTTTTGGACCGTCTCTAAAGGCGTTCATTATAAATTGATTAAAGACGCCCTTAGAACTAAGGCATTACAAAACCCTGAGGTAATGAAAGTTCTCTTATCTACAGGAGACCTGGTTTTACGACCAGATCACCAAATGGGAGATGCTCCACCGGCATGGTTCTATAATAAGATTTGGATGGAACTAAGAGAAGAATTTAACAATTAA
- the rpsP gene encoding 30S ribosomal protein S16 produces MLTIRMQRGGRVHMPIYTIVATDSRNPRDGRFNERLGQYNPHIEGQQLIDIKADRINALVKNGATMSDTVKSLFKKNKVLVG; encoded by the coding sequence ATGTTAACAATTAGAATGCAACGCGGTGGTAGAGTTCATATGCCAATTTATACAATCGTTGCCACAGACTCAAGAAACCCAAGAGACGGTCGTTTCAACGAAAGACTTGGTCAATACAACCCACATATCGAAGGTCAACAACTTATCGATATCAAAGCTGATAGAATCAATGCACTAGTAAAAAATGGTGCAACAATGTCTGATACAGTTAAATCTCTATTCAAAAAAAATAAAGTACTAGTAGGTTAA
- a CDS encoding KH domain-containing protein, translating into MSELKDLIHYVSKALVDMPDVVEVNEIVGEQTTVIELKVDKTDLGKVIGKQGRTARALRTILNAASTKLKKRSVLEIIE; encoded by the coding sequence ATGAGCGAATTGAAAGATCTAATCCATTATGTTTCTAAAGCACTAGTTGATATGCCAGATGTTGTTGAAGTAAACGAGATTGTAGGTGAACAAACAACTGTGATAGAGCTTAAAGTTGATAAGACAGACCTAGGTAAGGTTATTGGAAAGCAAGGTCGTACGGCCAGAGCATTAAGAACTATTCTTAACGCAGCTTCTACTAAGCTTAAAAAGAGATCTGTTTTAGAAATTATTGAGTAA
- a CDS encoding response regulator, translating to MNNEKRRVIIIDDEPDLLEICADAFEMEDYQVLTAADGKQGLDLITSNEIDVIISDSFMPEMTGLELLSHLKNSNTDYPLFYLSTGAIDITEEELKEKGATGLISKPFDLDEILERIKIDLETRKNES from the coding sequence ATGAATAATGAGAAACGAAGAGTAATTATAATCGATGATGAGCCTGATCTTTTAGAGATTTGTGCCGATGCTTTCGAGATGGAAGATTACCAAGTATTGACGGCTGCAGATGGTAAGCAAGGGCTAGACCTTATTACTTCTAATGAGATTGATGTGATTATTTCTGATTCTTTTATGCCTGAAATGACTGGGTTAGAGTTATTATCCCACTTAAAAAATAGTAATACAGATTACCCTTTATTTTATCTTTCCACTGGTGCTATCGACATAACAGAGGAAGAATTAAAAGAAAAGGGGGCAACTGGTCTCATATCGAAACCTTTTGATTTAGATGAGATACTAGAGAGAATAAAAATCGATCTAGAAACTCGTAAAAATGAATCATAA
- the tatA gene encoding twin-arginine translocase TatA/TatE family subunit has translation MSFGLGEGLLILAVVLLLFGGKKIPQLASALGKAVTNFKKGMNEEEQSKTKEIDKDS, from the coding sequence ATGAGTTTTGGATTAGGTGAAGGCCTCTTAATACTTGCAGTAGTTTTACTACTTTTTGGAGGTAAGAAAATTCCTCAGCTAGCAAGCGCTTTAGGCAAAGCAGTTACGAACTTTAAAAAAGGTATGAACGAAGAAGAGCAAAGTAAAACGAAAGAAATTGACAAAGACTCTTAA
- a CDS encoding response regulator: MKHFLIVDDNFEHIDLLVTCIEGRFENEILVAGTASEALFVLENRQDIGAIICGYDTPKGNGGDVYQKYCELGYNIPFILLTTRKIEDLSEFSDFSTANAVLHRYIQKPYKMNHLLEILDDVLDDKSSAIDSKYRKVRSQTYISIHKTNFPLYVKINNEKMIQINQFGDDSISQIRKLQDKGLTFIYLTREDYSLFLRESYSSMSEILLDEKAGASQKIDAQFDSVDSFHEGLTLLGVPERSLALAQESMNVTVSNLEKVKGLGPVLAKILSRKGYVQQISLLTNYISVAIAKETKFGDSRTYEKLSFASMFMDLSLQDEKACAVIDVARAGFRQEFDFGTRSEILEHPAKSCELLECYMDLSTDIKTIIMEHHERPNGSGFPRKLTSSTIRPLSGFLILAHEFSHRLINVQESKESVKSIIEDLLTNYSSGGFKVPIEGFIKVFNLNKS, from the coding sequence ATGAAACACTTTTTAATCGTCGACGATAACTTCGAGCATATTGATCTTCTTGTAACCTGTATTGAAGGAAGATTTGAGAACGAAATTCTTGTTGCAGGAACTGCGAGTGAAGCTCTCTTTGTTCTAGAAAATAGGCAAGATATAGGGGCCATTATTTGTGGCTATGATACTCCTAAAGGTAACGGAGGAGATGTTTATCAGAAGTACTGCGAACTCGGTTACAATATTCCATTTATTCTTTTAACAACTCGTAAGATAGAAGATCTTTCAGAGTTCAGTGACTTTTCAACTGCGAATGCCGTTTTACATCGCTATATTCAAAAGCCATATAAGATGAATCATTTATTGGAAATTTTAGATGATGTTCTAGATGACAAGAGTAGTGCTATTGATAGTAAGTATCGAAAAGTTAGATCTCAAACTTATATAAGTATACATAAAACAAATTTTCCTCTCTACGTGAAAATTAATAATGAAAAAATGATTCAAATTAATCAGTTTGGGGACGATAGTATTTCGCAAATACGAAAACTACAAGATAAGGGCCTAACCTTTATCTATCTTACAAGAGAAGATTATTCTCTATTTCTGAGAGAGAGTTATAGTTCTATGAGTGAAATTCTCTTAGATGAAAAGGCAGGAGCTTCTCAAAAAATTGATGCTCAATTTGATAGTGTCGATTCCTTTCATGAAGGGTTAACATTATTGGGGGTCCCTGAGAGATCCCTAGCTCTTGCCCAAGAGAGTATGAATGTTACAGTATCTAATCTAGAGAAGGTAAAAGGCTTGGGGCCTGTTCTTGCGAAGATTCTAAGTCGAAAAGGTTATGTTCAGCAGATCTCGCTTCTTACAAATTATATCTCTGTTGCTATTGCAAAAGAGACGAAGTTTGGAGATAGCAGAACTTATGAGAAGTTATCATTTGCTTCGATGTTTATGGATTTAAGTCTACAAGATGAAAAGGCCTGTGCAGTTATTGACGTTGCAAGAGCTGGCTTTAGGCAAGAGTTTGACTTTGGTACGAGATCTGAAATATTAGAACACCCTGCAAAGAGCTGTGAGTTGCTTGAATGTTATATGGACCTCTCTACTGATATAAAAACTATCATAATGGAACATCATGAAAGACCTAATGGGAGTGGTTTCCCAAGAAAGCTAACATCTTCGACAATTAGACCACTGAGTGGCTTTCTCATTTTGGCCCATGAATTTTCGCATAGGTTAATAAATGTACAAGAGAGTAAAGAGTCGGTTAAATCTATAATAGAAGACCTCCTTACTAACTATAGTAGTGGAGGTTTTAAAGTTCCCATCGAAGGTTTTATAAAGGTTTTTAATCTTAATAAATCTTAG
- the queF gene encoding preQ(1) synthase, which translates to MAKSLKNTKTIQKKGRDAKELKNFSLGETHTEYANTYSPEVLEAFDNKNPNNDAWTTFLCTEFTSLCPKTAQPDFARIYINYIADKKMVESKSLKLYLFSFRNHGDFHEDCIQKICNDLTKLMKPKFLEVIGEFTPRGGIAIYPYSSSSNSKQIYKQIKAKRFAEYSPGKYTMDMSKIY; encoded by the coding sequence ATGGCAAAGAGCTTAAAGAATACAAAGACTATACAAAAAAAAGGACGCGACGCAAAAGAGCTTAAGAACTTTTCTCTAGGAGAAACCCATACAGAGTATGCAAATACTTACTCTCCTGAGGTACTTGAGGCCTTTGATAATAAGAATCCTAACAATGACGCGTGGACAACTTTCCTTTGTACAGAGTTTACAAGCTTATGCCCTAAAACTGCTCAGCCCGATTTTGCCAGAATTTATATAAATTATATTGCTGACAAAAAGATGGTTGAATCGAAGTCACTTAAGCTCTACCTATTTAGCTTTCGTAATCACGGAGACTTCCATGAAGACTGTATTCAAAAGATTTGTAATGACCTCACAAAATTGATGAAACCAAAATTTCTAGAAGTTATTGGAGAATTTACTCCAAGAGGTGGCATAGCCATTTATCCTTACTCTAGCTCTTCAAACTCAAAACAGATATACAAGCAAATCAAAGCAAAGAGATTTGCAGAGTACTCTCCTGGAAAGTACACAATGGATATGTCTAAGATTTATTAA